A section of the Amblyomma americanum isolate KBUSLIRL-KWMA chromosome 2, ASM5285725v1, whole genome shotgun sequence genome encodes:
- the LOC144119033 gene encoding peroxynitrite isomerase THAP4-like, giving the protein TVCCAFGCSTCSGRGKRLFSVPLGKRDKKRTKVWLDRIGRSDFSPNKSSKLCEHFTADQFEPPILLKHGIKKLKPTAVPSLFCHQPHKTGRKLPVPCNGMTSAL; this is encoded by the exons ACTGTGTGCTGTGCCTTTGGTTGCTCGACGTGCTCAGGAAGGGGCAAAAGGCTCTTTTCGGTGCCCCTGGGTAAGCGCGACAAGAAGCGAACGAAAGTTTGGTTGGATCGCATCGGCCGAAGCGATTTCTCGCCGAATAAGTCCAGCAAGCTTTGCGAG CATTTTACAGCAGATCAGTTCGAGCCTCCGATTCTTCTGAAGCATGGCATAAAGAAGCTGAAGCCCACTGCTGTGCCTTCGCTCTTTTGCCACCAGCCCCACAAAACTGGAAGAAAGCTACCAGTGCCATGCAATGGTATGACTAGTGCATTATAG